The following are encoded in a window of Acropora muricata isolate sample 2 chromosome 6, ASM3666990v1, whole genome shotgun sequence genomic DNA:
- the LOC136921064 gene encoding histone H2B-like, which translates to MAPKVATAKKGEKRVGKAKSGTGETAKRRRGKRKESYAIYIYKVLKQVHPDTGISSKAMGIMDSFVNDIFERIAVESSRLSLYNKKATISSREIQTAIRLLLPGELAKHAVSEGTKAVTKYTSSK; encoded by the coding sequence ATGGCGCCCAAGGTAGCTACCGCTAAGAAAGGGGAAAAGAGAGTTGGCAAGGCCAAGTCCGGGACGGGCGAGACTGCCAAGAGGAGAcggggaaagagaaaggaaagctatgCGATCTACATATATAAAGTGTTGAAGCAGGTTCATCCCGACACGggaatttccagcaaagccaTGGGTATCATGGATTCTTTCGTGAACGATATTTTCGAACGCATAGCCGTGGAGTCCTCACGTCTTTCGCTTTACAACAAGAAGGCCACCATTAGTTCAAGAGAGATCCAAACAGCGATAAGACTTTTGCTTCccggtgaacttgcaaaacacgccgtcagcgagggtacgaaggccgtgaccaagtataccagcagcaagtga